The nucleotide sequence TCCTTCATGGTTTCGATCCAGAGGAATTCCCTCGTTTGCCCCAAATCGCGTCCGATCAGCCATTTCTCATTCACAGCGACAACCTGAAAGATGCCATTCGGCAAACTGTCGTGGCGATCGCAGCCGAGGAGACACGACCCGTTCTAACCGGGTTGTGCATGAAGTTTGACGCGGACTCCATCACCTTCATCGGTACCGACAGTCATCGCCTCGCCTCACGGAAATTATTTTTACAAGGGGGGCCGGAAGGGGCATCCGAAATTGCTGTCGTTCCCGGGAAAAGTATTCATGAGCTGGCCCGACTTCTCCCAGAGGACGATACACCTGTCACCATGACCATCGCGGACAACACCCTACTGGTTTCTTCCGACACCACCCGGTTTTTCACAAGGCTTTTGGAAGGACAGTATCCCGATACGTCAAAAATTATTCCAACCACTTTCAAAACTCGTATCCATATTCGCAGGGACCCCTTTGCTTCCGCCTTGGAGCGCGCCTTGCTTATTGCCCGGGAAATGCAGAATCAAGTCGTTCGCCTTCAACTGCAATCGGATCGAATCGAACTCAGCGCTCATTCCCATGATGTTGGACGGGTATCGGAACAAGTTCCCCTTGACCAATTTTCTGGTGATGCACTGACTCTCGCCTTCAATGGAAAATATATGCTCGACGCCGTGCGATCTTTTGACGGAGAACAGCTAACTGTCGATTTTACCGGAACGATGAGCCCCATGATTCTTCGCCCAACAGATGGCCAGGAATACTTGCACCTCGTGCTACCTGTTCGAACCGTGTAGGGGAGGTGCACCATGCAGGAGATTGAAGTGGTTGTGACGAATGGATTTATCACCTTGGGGCAATTGTTGAAGCGACTGAACGTGGTTTCCACCGGGGGAGCGGCCAAGACATTCTTGGAAACAAAAGCGGTTTACGTCAATCATCAGCGTGAGACCCGCCGGGGCCGGAAACTCTATCCCGGAGATCTTGTCGTTTGTCCCGACCGGGGCACGTGGCGGATCCGCGGGGAATGAGTCGACATGCGTCTTGAATCTCTCCGGTTGCTCCACTTTCGCAATTACCCGCATCTCCAACTGGATACGCGAGCTCCAGTGAATGTGTTTATCGGGGAAAACGGACAGGGGAAAACCAACGTCCTGGAAGCAATCGATATCCTGGCGTTGACGAAATCGCACCGAACCCACCGTTTAGCAGAGTGCATTCAGTGGGGCGAGCAGTTCGCCCTGATCGAAGGTCGCGTCCAGCGAAACACGGGATCTTCCGAACTGTCGGTGACCTTGACGACGTCCGGAAAGCGGGCAGCGGTGGCAGGGATCGAACGCCAGCGTATCAGTGATTACGTGGGGATGTTGAACGTCGTGCTCTTTACCCCGGAAGATCTTCAGTTAATCAAGGGTAGTCCCCAGGTCCGACGCCGCTTTTTGGACATGGAGATCGGCCAGATTAGTCCTTTGTACCTGCGGGATCTTCAGCAATACGTACGGGCATTGTCCCAGCGAAATCAATTGTTAAAATCTGCAAATCACAACCCGACAGAGCGTATCACGGACACCCTCGATATTTGGGACGACCAATTGGCTCGTCACGGCAGTCGAATCATTCTGCGCCGGGCACAGTTTGTGCGTACATTAGAGCGACACGCCCGGGAGATCCACAGCCGGGTCAGCGGAGACCGGGAAGTTCTCTCTCTTTCATACGCCAAGGTGTCTCCCGAACAGACGCCAGAGCAGGTGTTCCAGATGTACCTCCACGAACTTCGGGCCAGACGTTCTCTCGATCTGGCTCGCGGCGTCACTTCCGTCGGACCCCACCGGGATGACCTGGTGATTTTGTTAAACGACCGGGAGGCAGCCGCCTTCGCTTCCCAAGGTCAACAGCGAACGGCTGCGCTCTCTTTGAAACTGGCGGAGATTGAACTGATCCGAGAAGAAGTGGGAGAATACCCAGTGTTGCTACTCGACGATGTCCTTTCGGAGTTGGACCCGGTGCGCCAGGTCCATCTCGTATCGGCCATGGGGGCACAGGTGCAGACTTTCCTCACTACTACGCATCTTGAAGGCCTCGGCTCCCTGGCAGGCGCCCTTCAGGTGTTTGTCGTCGAAGCAGGGCAGATACGAGCGAAAACACCCTAGCGATCGCGCCGGGAGGCACACTGGGAAAAGGGAGTGTCTATGTTGTTTATTCATCTCGGCGGGGATATGATGGTGTCAACGAAAGATGTGATCGCCATTCTCGATAACAAGATGGTGAATGTCTGCGATGACACCCGTCGCTTTCTTCAGGCGGCCGATGCAAAGGGACTCGTTTTTCGGGTGGAATCGGGTCCGGAGAAGTCGATCGTCATTACCGAAACCCGGGTTTTCATTTCCCCCATTTCTTCCCTGACGCTGAAAAAGCGGGCCGGGTATATCACCGACGTCGACGGGTAAATTGCTGAGAGGGGCGGATTTTTGCGCTTTTTCCCGCCCTGTGCTAAAATTTGAACCGCGAATGTTACGTACGCCTGATTGGATTCAGGCTTCTTTTTTGTCACTGATCTGCCATCAGGCATGTGAGGTATTCCGGGAGGGTGGTCAATGGCCGAAAAATCCAACCTCACGTATGATGAATCGCAAATCCAAGTTCTTGAAGGACTTGAGGCCGTTCGCAAAAGGCCGGGCATGTACATCGGCGCCACCAGCAGCCGCGGACTTCATCACCTAGTGTGGGAGGTCGTCGACAACAGCATCGATGAGGCCCTGGCGGGTTATTGCGATCACATTGTCGTCCGGGTCAATCCCGATAACAGCGTAACTGTGATCGACAACGGCCGCGGAATTCCCGTGGGCACTCACCCGAAACTGGGAAAGCCTACGGTAGAAGTAGTTCTCACCGTGCTTCACGCCGGTGGAAAATTTGACGGGAAAGGCTACAAGGTCTCGGGTGGTTTACACGGCGTCGGCGTGTCCGTTGTCAACGCCCTGTCCGAATGGCTGGAGGTGGAGGTCTGGCGGGAGGGATCCGCTTACCGCCAGCGGTATTCCCGGGGCGTACCCGTCACGCCGCTTGAACGACTCGGTCCCACAGACCGAACCGGCACCCAGGTCACTTTTAAACCCGACCCGGAAATTTTTGAAGATGTCGTTTTTCAATACGACATCTTACAAGGCCGCCTTCGGGAGTTGGCTTTTCTGAACGCCGGGATCACGATCATCCTAGAGGATGCCCGGGATGGGCGCCGTCAGGAGTTCGCTTACCAGGGAGGCATCCGCTCCTTTGTCGAATACTTGAACCGATCCAAGGAAGTCCTCCACCAACCGCCGGTCTACATCGCCGCGGAAAAAGATGATGTCATGGTCGAAGTGGCCCTGCAGTATAACGATGGGTATGTCCCGAGCCTATACTCTTTTGCGAACAACATTCACACCCACGAAGGGGGCACGCACGAGTCCGGTTTTAAAAGCGCCCTAACCCGGGTGATCAACGATTATGCCCGAAAAAACAACCTCCTCAAAGACAGCGATAGCAATGTCACGGGCGAAGATGTCCGGGAGGGCTTGACGGCGATTATCAGCGTAAAGATTCCCGATCCTCAGTTTGAAGGCCAGACCAAAACAAAACTGGGAAACTCCGAGGTTCGGGGCATCGTCGAATCGGCTTTTGGAGAACGCTTCGTCGTCTTTCTCGAGGAGAACCCGGCGGTGGCCAGAAAAATTGTCGACAAATGTATCACCGCAGCCCGAGCCCGGGAAGCGGCGCGGAAAGCCCGGGAACTGACGCGGAGAAAGAATGCCTTGGAGGTGAGTTCTCTTCCTGGAAAACTATGGGATTGCTCGTCAAAGGACGCCTCTGAATCCGAATTGTACCTGGTCGAGGGGGACTCGGCGGGCGGGTCTGCAAAGAGCGGGCGAGATCGACATTTTCAAGCGATCCTTCCTCTCCGGGGCAAGATTCTGAATGTGGAAAAGGCGCGCATGGATAAGATCTTGTCCAACAACGAGATCCGGGCAATCATTACAGCCATCGGAACGGGTATTGAGCCGGATTTTGACATTTCCCGGGCGCGGTATCACAAAGTGGTAATCATGACCGATGCAGATGTGGACGGATCCCATATCCGAACCTTGCTCCTTACATTTTTTTACCGATACATGCGCCCGCTGATCGAGGCCGGTTACGTCTACATCGCCCAACCGCCTCTTTACCGCATTCAGAAGGGCAAAGTGGTTCGGTACGCCTACAGCGACCAGGAACGGGACCACATTGTCGGCGAGTTAAAAGGCGATGTAAATGATATCCAACGCTACAAAGGCTTAGGAGAAATGGACGCCGAACAATTGTGGGAGACCACCATGGATCCAGAAAGCCGAACTTTGCTTCAGGTGAGCATGCAGGACGCCATTGAGGCGGACGCGATTTTTTCCGTGTTGATGGGCGATCGAGTGGAACCCCGACGCGAATTTATCGAAGCCCATGCTCATTTTGTCCGCAATCTCGATATCTGAGCGGAAAGGAGCAAACTGAATGGCCGATCCCGGAAAGATTCTACCCGTCGATATCAGCGAGGAGTTGCGCCAGTCTTTTCTCGATTACGCCATGAGCGTAATTGTGAGTCGGGCCATTCCAGACGTCCGGGACGGGTTGAAACCGGTTCATCGCAGAATTCTTTACCAAATGCACCTTTTGGGGATGACGCCCGATAAACCGTATAAAAAATCGGCTTGGGTCGTAGGCCAAGTTTTGGCCAAATTCCATCCTCACGGCGATGCGGCCGTATACGACGCCCTGGTGAGGCTGGCCCAAGACTTTTCCACGCGGTACCTGTTGGTGGACGGGCACGGCAACTTCGGTTCCGTGGATGGCGATGGAGCCGCGGCCATGCGGTACACCGAAGCTCGCCTGTCGAAAATCGCGCTGGAACTACTTCGGGACATCCAGAAAGAGACGGTGGACTTCGGCGACAACTACGACGGAAGCGAAAAAGAACCTCTTGTACTTCCCTCGAGGTTTCCGAACATCCTCGTCAATGGGTCTACAGGTATCGCCGTGGGCATGGCGACCAACATTCCTCCGCATAACCTGGGGGAAGTGATTGACGGAGTCATCCATCTGATCGATCACCCCGACGCCGGGGTGGAGGAACTCATGCAACATATCAAAGGGCCCGATTTTCCCACCGGGGCGTTGATTCTCGGACGCGAGGGGATCCTGGACGCGTATCGCACGGGACGCGGAAGTATCATTTTGCGGGCGGCTACACAGATTGAGGAGGCCTCGGGGGGCAAAACGCGAATTGTCGTCACTGAAATCCCCTACCAGGTGAACAAAGCTCGTCTTGTGGAAAAGATTGCGGAACTTGTTCGGGAGAAACGAATCGACGGGATCACCGATTTAAGAGACGAGTCGGACCGCCGGGGCATGCGAATTGTCATCGAATTGCGCCGGGACGTCAAACCGCGGGTGGTCTTGAACAATCTTTTCAAACATACCGCTCTGCAAACGAGTTACGGGGTTATCATGTTGTGTTTGGTGGATGGGCGGCCCAGGGTCTTGAACCTGGGAGAAATGCTTCGGTATTACCTGCGGCACCAGGAAGATGTCATCCGTCGTCGAACGACCTACGACTTGAAAAAGGCCGAAGCGAGGGCTCATATCCTGGAAGGTCTGCGAATCGCCCTCGACCATATCGACGCGGTGATCGAATTGATTCGGGGGTCTAAGACGGTGGAAGAAGCCCGGACTGGGTTGATCGAACAGTTTCACCTCAGCGAGGAGCAGGCCCAGGCTATTCTCGATATGCGCCTGCAGCGGTTGACGGGATTGGAACGCCAGAAGATCGACGAAGAGTACGCGGAATTGGTGGAAAAAATCAAGGAACTGCGAGCGATTTTGGCGGACGAGAAAAAAATTCTCGGGGTGATTCGCGAAGAATTGTTGGATATTAAAGCAAAATACGGGGATGAGCGACGCACCCGCATCACCGCCGGGGAAGGAGAGATTGAAGATGAGGATTTGATTCCCATGGAGGAGGTGGCCGTCACTTTATCCCACGACGGGTACATCAAACGTCAACCCATGTCCCTGTATAAGAGCCAACGGCGAGGCGGTCGCGGGATTACGGCAATGGGCACCAAAGAGGAGGATTTTGTCGAACATTTGTTTATCACCTCCTCTCATCACTACCTGTTGTTTTTCACGAATAAGGGTAAAGTGTATCGGTTGAAGGCTTACGAAGTTCCGGAGTTGGGGCGCGCCGCAAAGGGAACTCCCATCGTCAACCTGTTGAACGTCGACCAAGGGGAAAAGATTTCGGCGGTGGTTCCCATTCGGTCGACCGATGGCGGACAATATCTGATCATGGCAACCCGGGAAGGGACGATTAAAAAAACGCCGTTAGACGAGTTCGAAAACATTCGCCGGGGGGGCTTGGTGGCGATCAGTCTTCGGGAAAACGACGAATTGATCGCGGTCCGGATGACAGATGGTTCTCGGGAGTTGATTCTCGGGACGCGATCCGGGATGGCGATTCGCTTTCCGGAAACGGATGTGCGATCGATGGGCCGGGGCGCCGCTGGTGTAAAAGCCGTGGATTTGCAGGGCGGTGACGTGGTCATCGACATGGATGTGGTGGATCCGGACGGAGATGTCCTGGTTGTCACCAATCGCGGATTTGGGAAACGCACTCCCATCACGGAGTATCGTCATCAGTCCAGGGGTGGCAAGGGGATTCGAACTCTGCATGTAACGGCCCGAACCGGATCTGTGGTGAGTCTCAAAATGGTGAGGAACGATGAGGACGTGATGGTGATCACCACAACGGGCATTGCCATCCGCATGCACGTGGATGAGATCTCGGTCCAAGGGCGGAATACCCAAGGAGTGAAGCTGATTACTCTAAAAGAAGACGAAGAGGTTTCCACGGTGGCGAAGGTCGTTTGCGCTGGAGAGGGGAATTGACCCCAGGGAGCGATGGAAAGGTGGAGCACAGTATCAGACGGTGAAAAATCGCGCATTCCTGAGCGTGCGGGCGCATATGGGCGAATGAGGCAGGTTGCCCTGGCGAATCCGGGGATCGCCCGGGTTGAGTCCGGGCCCTCCGCGGGCCTATAATCATCTTCGCTGCCCCGATGGGCTCACCCCCGGGGCGGCCGGGAAGCGGTGCGCGGCAGACGTCGCGGGCGTTTCCACGAACTACCGGTTGCATTATCGGCCGGGATGTGATAAAGTATCTCTTGTCGCCGCTTCAAGCGGCACCTCGATCCTTGAGAATCAAACAGTACGCCACTTCAAGCCCGGATGAATCTTTTCACGGAGAGTTTGATCCTGGCTCAGGACGAACGCTGGCGGCGTGCCTAATACATGCAAGTCGAGCGGGTCTCCCCGGGGCTTGCCCCGGGGAGATCAGCGGCGGACGGGTGAGTAACGCGTGGGCAACCTGTCCGACAGACCGGGACAACGCCTGGAAACGGGCGCTAATTCCGGATAGGCGCCAGGGGCGCATGCTCTTGGCGGGAAAGGGGAAACCCGCTGTCGGGTGGGCCCGCGTCGCATTAGCTGGTTGGTGGGGTAACGGCTCACCAAGGCGACGATGCGTAGCCGGCCTGAGAGGGTGGACGGCCACACTGGGACTGAGACACGGCCCAGACTCCTACGGGAGGCAGCAGTAGGGAATCTTCCGCAATGGGCGAAAGCCTGACGGAGCGACGCCGCGTGAGGGACGAAGGCCTTCGGGTTGTAAACCTCTGGCTTTGGGGACGAGGGCACCGGGGGGACCCGGTGAGGGACGGTACCCAAGGAGGAAGCCCCGGCAAACTACGTGCCAGCAGCCGCGGTAAGACGTAGGGGGCGAGCGTTGTCCGGAATCACTGGGCGTAAAGGGCGCGCAGGCGGCGATGCACGTCCGAGGTGAAAGGCAGCGGCTCAACCGCTGAGGGGCCTCGGATACGGCATGGCTTGAGGGTCGGAGAGGCAAGGGGAATTCCTGGTGTAGCGGTGAAATGCGTAGAGATCAGGAGGAATACCGGTGGCGAAGGCGCCTTGCTGGACGACGCCTGACGCTGAGGCGCGAAAGCGTGGGGAGCGAACAGGATTAGATACCCTGGTAGTCCACGCCGTAAACGATGAGTGCTAGGTGTGGGTGGGGATGCCCATCCGTGCCGAAGGAAACCCAATAAGCACTCCGCCTGGGGAGTACGGCCGCAAGGCTGAAACTCAAAGGAATTGACGGGGGCCCGCACAAGCGGTGGAGCATGTGGTTTAATTCGAAGCAACGCGAAGAACCTTACCAGGGCTTGACATCCCTCTGACACCTTCAGAGATGGGGGGTTCCCGTTTGGGACAGAGGAGACAGGTGGTGCATGGTTGTCGTCAGCTCGTGTCGTGAGATGTTGGGTTAAGTCCCGCAACGAGCGCAACCCTTGCTCTGTGTTGCCAGCACTCTGGGTGGGCACTCACAGGGGACTGCCGGCGAGGAGCCGGAGGAAGGCGGGGATGACGTCAAATCATCATGCCCCATATGTCCTGGGCTACACACGTGCTACAATGGGCGGTACAACGGGGGGCGAAGGGGCGACCTGGAGCGAATCCCTGAAAGCCGTTCGTGGTTCGGATTGCAGGCTGCAACTCGCCTGCATGAAGGCGGAATCGCTAGTAATCGCGGATCAGCATGCCGCGGTGAATCCGTTCCCGGGCCTTGTACACACCGCCCGTCACACCACGAGAGTCGGCAACACC is from Kyrpidia tusciae DSM 2912 and encodes:
- the dnaN gene encoding DNA polymerase III subunit beta, with the protein product MRIHVHQQSLAAALQQVQRAVSAHSTMPILGGIKLTADTDSLRLIATNQEIAVETYLAADSDTLSIEMPGSIVLPARYFVELVRKLPDPWVHLTVQQPYSVQITSAQAAFLLHGFDPEEFPRLPQIASDQPFLIHSDNLKDAIRQTVVAIAAEETRPVLTGLCMKFDADSITFIGTDSHRLASRKLFLQGGPEGASEIAVVPGKSIHELARLLPEDDTPVTMTIADNTLLVSSDTTRFFTRLLEGQYPDTSKIIPTTFKTRIHIRRDPFASALERALLIAREMQNQVVRLQLQSDRIELSAHSHDVGRVSEQVPLDQFSGDALTLAFNGKYMLDAVRSFDGEQLTVDFTGTMSPMILRPTDGQEYLHLVLPVRTV
- a CDS encoding RNA-binding S4 domain-containing protein yields the protein MQEIEVVVTNGFITLGQLLKRLNVVSTGGAAKTFLETKAVYVNHQRETRRGRKLYPGDLVVCPDRGTWRIRGE
- the recF gene encoding DNA replication/repair protein RecF (All proteins in this family for which functions are known are DNA-binding proteins that assist the filamentation of RecA onto DNA for the initiation of recombination or recombinational repair.), yielding MRLESLRLLHFRNYPHLQLDTRAPVNVFIGENGQGKTNVLEAIDILALTKSHRTHRLAECIQWGEQFALIEGRVQRNTGSSELSVTLTTSGKRAAVAGIERQRISDYVGMLNVVLFTPEDLQLIKGSPQVRRRFLDMEIGQISPLYLRDLQQYVRALSQRNQLLKSANHNPTERITDTLDIWDDQLARHGSRIILRRAQFVRTLERHAREIHSRVSGDREVLSLSYAKVSPEQTPEQVFQMYLHELRARRSLDLARGVTSVGPHRDDLVILLNDREAAAFASQGQQRTAALSLKLAEIELIREEVGEYPVLLLDDVLSELDPVRQVHLVSAMGAQVQTFLTTTHLEGLGSLAGALQVFVVEAGQIRAKTP
- the remB gene encoding extracellular matrix regulator RemB, with the translated sequence MLFIHLGGDMMVSTKDVIAILDNKMVNVCDDTRRFLQAADAKGLVFRVESGPEKSIVITETRVFISPISSLTLKKRAGYITDVDG
- the gyrB gene encoding DNA topoisomerase (ATP-hydrolyzing) subunit B, whose product is MAEKSNLTYDESQIQVLEGLEAVRKRPGMYIGATSSRGLHHLVWEVVDNSIDEALAGYCDHIVVRVNPDNSVTVIDNGRGIPVGTHPKLGKPTVEVVLTVLHAGGKFDGKGYKVSGGLHGVGVSVVNALSEWLEVEVWREGSAYRQRYSRGVPVTPLERLGPTDRTGTQVTFKPDPEIFEDVVFQYDILQGRLRELAFLNAGITIILEDARDGRRQEFAYQGGIRSFVEYLNRSKEVLHQPPVYIAAEKDDVMVEVALQYNDGYVPSLYSFANNIHTHEGGTHESGFKSALTRVINDYARKNNLLKDSDSNVTGEDVREGLTAIISVKIPDPQFEGQTKTKLGNSEVRGIVESAFGERFVVFLEENPAVARKIVDKCITAARAREAARKARELTRRKNALEVSSLPGKLWDCSSKDASESELYLVEGDSAGGSAKSGRDRHFQAILPLRGKILNVEKARMDKILSNNEIRAIITAIGTGIEPDFDISRARYHKVVIMTDADVDGSHIRTLLLTFFYRYMRPLIEAGYVYIAQPPLYRIQKGKVVRYAYSDQERDHIVGELKGDVNDIQRYKGLGEMDAEQLWETTMDPESRTLLQVSMQDAIEADAIFSVLMGDRVEPRREFIEAHAHFVRNLDI
- the gyrA gene encoding DNA gyrase subunit A; this encodes MADPGKILPVDISEELRQSFLDYAMSVIVSRAIPDVRDGLKPVHRRILYQMHLLGMTPDKPYKKSAWVVGQVLAKFHPHGDAAVYDALVRLAQDFSTRYLLVDGHGNFGSVDGDGAAAMRYTEARLSKIALELLRDIQKETVDFGDNYDGSEKEPLVLPSRFPNILVNGSTGIAVGMATNIPPHNLGEVIDGVIHLIDHPDAGVEELMQHIKGPDFPTGALILGREGILDAYRTGRGSIILRAATQIEEASGGKTRIVVTEIPYQVNKARLVEKIAELVREKRIDGITDLRDESDRRGMRIVIELRRDVKPRVVLNNLFKHTALQTSYGVIMLCLVDGRPRVLNLGEMLRYYLRHQEDVIRRRTTYDLKKAEARAHILEGLRIALDHIDAVIELIRGSKTVEEARTGLIEQFHLSEEQAQAILDMRLQRLTGLERQKIDEEYAELVEKIKELRAILADEKKILGVIREELLDIKAKYGDERRTRITAGEGEIEDEDLIPMEEVAVTLSHDGYIKRQPMSLYKSQRRGGRGITAMGTKEEDFVEHLFITSSHHYLLFFTNKGKVYRLKAYEVPELGRAAKGTPIVNLLNVDQGEKISAVVPIRSTDGGQYLIMATREGTIKKTPLDEFENIRRGGLVAISLRENDELIAVRMTDGSRELILGTRSGMAIRFPETDVRSMGRGAAGVKAVDLQGGDVVIDMDVVDPDGDVLVVTNRGFGKRTPITEYRHQSRGGKGIRTLHVTARTGSVVSLKMVRNDEDVMVITTTGIAIRMHVDEISVQGRNTQGVKLITLKEDEEVSTVAKVVCAGEGN